From Pseudoalteromonas viridis, the proteins below share one genomic window:
- the cgtA gene encoding Obg family GTPase CgtA: MKFVDEVEIRAEAGDGGSGVVSFRREKFVPDGGPDGGDGGDGGSVYLEADENLNTLIDYQFERFHRAERGTNGHGRNMTGKKGSDLILKVPEGTRVTDVDTQECLGDLTKHGQKLLVAKGGYHGLGNTRFKSSTNRAPRQKTLGTPGEVRNLKLELMLLADVGLLGLPNAGKSTFIRSVSAAKPKVADYPFTTLVPNLGVVRAEANKSFVIADIPGLIEGASDGAGLGIRFLKHLERCRVLLHVVDVMPIDGTDPVDNAFAIINELHQYSPKLANKPRWLVLNKIDLLAEDELEEVCQRIAEELDAEHVYRISAANKFNTQQLCYDIQGLLDSMPRDKFEEQEQEEVEFKWDTYHRQATQDNDDDWDDWDEDDYDVEVVYER; the protein is encoded by the coding sequence ATGAAGTTTGTCGATGAAGTAGAGATCCGCGCGGAAGCCGGAGACGGTGGAAGCGGTGTCGTTTCATTTCGCCGCGAAAAGTTTGTACCCGACGGTGGCCCGGATGGGGGCGACGGCGGAGACGGAGGTAGCGTCTATCTTGAAGCAGACGAAAACCTCAATACCCTGATTGACTATCAGTTTGAGCGTTTCCATCGTGCCGAGCGTGGCACCAATGGTCATGGTCGCAACATGACAGGTAAAAAAGGGTCCGATCTGATCCTGAAAGTGCCGGAAGGGACGCGCGTGACCGATGTCGATACTCAGGAGTGCCTGGGCGACTTGACTAAACATGGACAAAAACTACTGGTCGCTAAAGGCGGTTATCATGGCTTAGGTAATACGCGATTTAAGTCGAGCACAAACCGTGCGCCGAGACAGAAAACGCTGGGCACACCTGGTGAAGTGCGCAACCTCAAGCTTGAGCTGATGTTGCTGGCCGATGTGGGCTTGCTGGGGCTGCCGAATGCGGGCAAATCTACTTTTATTCGTAGCGTGTCTGCTGCAAAGCCCAAAGTAGCGGATTACCCGTTTACCACGTTAGTGCCTAACCTGGGGGTGGTGCGTGCAGAAGCAAACAAGTCATTTGTAATCGCTGATATTCCTGGTTTGATCGAAGGGGCATCCGACGGTGCAGGTCTGGGGATACGCTTCCTGAAGCACCTTGAGCGTTGTCGCGTGTTGCTGCACGTTGTAGATGTAATGCCAATTGATGGTACAGATCCGGTAGATAACGCATTCGCAATTATCAATGAGCTGCATCAGTACAGCCCTAAACTTGCCAACAAACCACGTTGGTTGGTGCTGAATAAAATAGACTTGCTTGCAGAAGATGAGCTGGAAGAAGTATGTCAGCGCATTGCCGAAGAGTTAGATGCTGAGCATGTATATCGTATTTCTGCTGCAAACAAGTTCAATACTCAGCAGTTGTGCTATGACATTCAGGGGCTGTTGGATAGCATGCCACGTGACAAGTTCGAAGAGCAGGAACAGGAAGAAGTCGAGTTTAAGTGGGATACCTACCACCGCCAGGCAACCCAGGATAATGATGATGACTGGGATGACTGGGATGAAGATGACTACGATGTAGAAGTCGTCTACGAACGATAA
- a CDS encoding ribbon-helix-helix domain-containing protein, with protein sequence MCELYASANPASYEVIRRSMRIQGAVTSLALERQIWDLLQEIATAEQLSVAEFVSTLYQEVLERQGEVKNLASLLRITCLTYLADHTRSRS encoded by the coding sequence ATGTGTGAATTATATGCTTCGGCCAATCCCGCCAGCTATGAGGTCATACGCCGTTCGATGCGTATCCAGGGGGCCGTAACCAGCCTGGCACTGGAGCGTCAGATCTGGGACCTGCTACAGGAGATAGCGACCGCAGAGCAGCTCAGCGTGGCCGAATTTGTCTCGACCCTCTATCAGGAGGTGCTGGAGCGTCAGGGCGAGGTAAAAAACCTGGCTTCTTTGTTACGGATCACCTGCTTAACCTACCTGGCCGATCATACGCGTAGTCGCAGCTAA
- a CDS encoding VOC family protein, whose amino-acid sequence MAKLIHSMVRVMDLQKSLAFYHDVLALGERRRIEFDDFSLVYLGNEEAEFELELTWNHGTGQPYELGNGYGHIAVVVDDLAPVHAKAQALGYQPKEMKSFYNGDTLVARFFFIADPDGYQIEVIERSETFK is encoded by the coding sequence ATGGCAAAACTCATTCACAGCATGGTTAGGGTAATGGACTTGCAAAAGTCCCTGGCATTTTATCACGATGTATTAGCGCTGGGCGAGCGCAGGCGCATTGAGTTTGATGATTTTAGCCTGGTCTACCTGGGCAATGAAGAGGCTGAATTTGAACTGGAACTGACCTGGAATCATGGCACTGGGCAGCCTTATGAGCTGGGTAATGGCTATGGTCATATTGCTGTAGTGGTCGATGATCTGGCGCCCGTGCATGCAAAGGCACAGGCGCTGGGTTACCAGCCCAAAGAGATGAAGTCGTTTTACAACGGCGATACGCTGGTAGCACGCTTTTTCTTTATTGCCGATCCTGACGGCTACCAGATTGAAGTCATTGAACGCTCAGAGACGTTTAAATAA
- the folA gene encoding type 3 dihydrofolate reductase, with product MIISMIAAMANGRIIGDDNAMPWHLPADLKHFKAVTLNKPVVMGRKTFESIGRPLPGRRNIVVSRNPNYSAEGIEVVSSPQDALTLVDGCEEVMIIGGGNIYEQFLPLSNRLYLTYIDLDVSGDTRFPDHTQVGEWHQVACEAFEADEKNLYSYKFVTLNKGI from the coding sequence GTGATAATATCAATGATTGCTGCGATGGCAAACGGGCGTATCATTGGCGATGATAACGCCATGCCCTGGCATTTACCGGCCGACTTGAAACATTTTAAAGCGGTTACCTTAAACAAACCTGTGGTGATGGGGCGCAAAACATTTGAATCAATAGGCCGACCGCTCCCAGGCAGGCGAAATATTGTGGTCAGCCGCAACCCAAATTACAGCGCTGAGGGTATTGAAGTGGTTTCATCACCACAAGACGCTTTGACCTTAGTTGATGGATGTGAAGAAGTTATGATCATTGGGGGTGGAAATATTTATGAACAGTTTCTACCCTTAAGTAACAGGCTCTATTTAACATACATAGACTTGGATGTTTCAGGCGATACGCGCTTTCCAGACCATACTCAGGTGGGTGAATGGCACCAAGTTGCATGCGAAGCTTTTGAAGCAGATGAGAAAAATTTGTATAGTTATAAGTTCGTAACTCTAAATAAAGGAATATAA
- the rplU gene encoding 50S ribosomal protein L21, with amino-acid sequence MYAVFQSGGKQHRVTEGQTIRLEKLDVETGASIEFDSVLLVADGEKIEIGAPFVNGGKITAEVVSHGRGEKIKIVKFRRRKHSRKQMGHRQWFTEVKITGISA; translated from the coding sequence ATGTACGCGGTTTTCCAAAGTGGTGGTAAACAGCACCGTGTGACTGAAGGTCAAACAATTCGTCTAGAGAAACTAGACGTTGAGACTGGTGCATCAATTGAATTTGATTCAGTACTTCTTGTAGCTGATGGTGAAAAAATCGAGATCGGTGCGCCGTTCGTAAACGGTGGTAAGATTACAGCTGAGGTTGTATCTCACGGTCGTGGCGAGAAAATTAAGATCGTTAAATTTAGACGTCGTAAGCATTCTCGCAAGCAGATGGGCCACCGTCAGTGGTTCACTGAAGTTAAAATCACTGGCATTAGCGCTTAA
- the asnC gene encoding transcriptional regulator AsnC → MENYQIDNLDRSILHALMDNARTPYAELAKRFAVSAGTIHVRVEKMKQAGIIVGTRVSIDAKQLGYDVCCFIGVNLKHARDYPATIEQLEGFEEVVEAYYTTGNYSIFIKVMARSIDHLQDVLINKIQTIEAIQSTETLISLQAPIMREVMP, encoded by the coding sequence ATGGAAAATTATCAAATCGATAATCTCGACCGTTCTATCCTTCATGCCTTAATGGACAATGCCAGAACACCCTATGCTGAACTGGCCAAACGCTTTGCCGTCAGTGCCGGGACCATTCATGTGCGGGTCGAAAAGATGAAGCAAGCCGGTATTATCGTCGGCACCCGGGTCAGCATAGATGCCAAACAGCTGGGCTATGACGTGTGTTGTTTTATCGGCGTAAACCTCAAACATGCGCGGGATTACCCCGCTACGATTGAACAACTGGAAGGGTTTGAAGAAGTCGTTGAAGCCTATTACACCACGGGTAATTACAGCATTTTTATCAAAGTGATGGCGCGCTCTATCGATCACCTTCAGGATGTGCTGATCAACAAGATCCAAACCATAGAAGCAATTCAGTCAACCGAAACCCTGATCTCCTTGCAGGCACCAATCATGCGTGAAGTAATGCCTTAG
- the rpmA gene encoding 50S ribosomal protein L27, translated as MAHKKAAGSTRNGRDSESKRLGVKRFGGESVLAGNIIVRQRGTKFHAGTNAGIGKDHTIFAKADGKVVFEQKGPLNRKYVSIIAE; from the coding sequence ATGGCACATAAGAAGGCAGCTGGTAGTACTCGTAACGGTCGCGATTCAGAAAGTAAACGCTTAGGTGTTAAGCGTTTCGGTGGCGAATCAGTACTTGCGGGTAACATCATTGTTCGTCAACGTGGTACTAAGTTCCACGCTGGTACTAACGCAGGTATCGGTAAAGACCACACAATCTTCGCAAAAGCAGACGGTAAAGTTGTTTTTGAGCAGAAAGGTCCTTTAAACCGTAAATACGTTAGCATCATTGCTGAGTAA
- a CDS encoding DUF3718 domain-containing protein — protein MKVIPLVIGVSLGVSALTVSFASKANDQLAVSLCEYIAADDKRRIRSTLKSSRVKIRNVYDSVQCNGNNMLRHAIASNAVDAGEFIVKSLPKSALEDGADIAWAESNGHGGSALIAAIKKRAGL, from the coding sequence ATGAAAGTAATTCCTTTAGTTATTGGTGTGAGTCTTGGCGTTTCTGCATTAACAGTAAGTTTTGCGAGCAAAGCAAACGATCAGTTAGCCGTGTCTTTGTGTGAATACATTGCGGCCGACGATAAAAGACGGATCCGTAGTACACTAAAGAGCTCTCGGGTTAAAATCCGTAACGTATACGACTCAGTACAGTGTAATGGCAACAACATGCTACGTCACGCTATCGCGAGTAATGCGGTAGATGCAGGTGAATTTATCGTCAAAAGCTTGCCTAAAAGTGCGCTAGAAGACGGTGCTGATATCGCTTGGGCCGAGAGCAATGGTCACGGTGGTTCTGCTCTGATTGCAGCCATCAAGAAGCGTGCAGGTCTTTAA
- the galU gene encoding UTP--glucose-1-phosphate uridylyltransferase GalU, which yields MKAVIPVAGLGTRMLPMTKAIPKEMLPLVDKPLIQYIVKECAAAGISEIVLVTHSSKNAIENHFDTSFELEATLEMRVKRTLLEEVRSICPDGVTIMHVRQGEAKGLGHAVLCAKPIVGDDDFVVVLPDVILDEYTADQSKENLAAMVNRFSETKLSQIMLEPVPQQDVNKYGIADILGVGLKPGESAPIKHMVEKPPVDKAPSNLAVVGRYVLSRNIWPLLERTPLGAGGEIQLTDAIDMLMESETVEAFHMSGRAHDCGDKLGYLKAIVEYAMRDEKLGKDFSEFVKAL from the coding sequence ATGAAAGCTGTAATACCCGTCGCTGGACTTGGTACGCGCATGTTACCTATGACAAAGGCTATTCCTAAGGAGATGCTGCCTTTAGTCGATAAACCTCTTATTCAGTATATAGTGAAAGAGTGTGCAGCTGCGGGCATTTCCGAAATCGTCTTAGTTACTCACTCGTCAAAAAATGCTATTGAGAACCACTTTGATACCAGTTTTGAGCTGGAAGCAACCTTGGAAATGCGTGTTAAGCGTACACTGCTGGAAGAAGTACGCTCAATCTGCCCTGACGGCGTTACTATCATGCATGTAAGGCAGGGTGAAGCGAAGGGGTTAGGTCATGCTGTGCTGTGTGCCAAGCCCATAGTTGGTGATGATGACTTTGTGGTGGTTTTACCAGATGTGATCCTTGACGAGTATACCGCAGATCAGAGTAAGGAAAACCTGGCAGCCATGGTTAACAGGTTTTCCGAGACCAAGCTAAGTCAGATAATGCTTGAACCTGTGCCACAGCAAGACGTGAATAAGTATGGTATTGCAGATATCCTGGGAGTTGGGCTCAAGCCGGGCGAAAGTGCACCAATCAAGCATATGGTTGAGAAGCCGCCGGTAGACAAAGCACCTTCAAACCTGGCTGTTGTGGGTCGCTATGTTTTGTCACGTAATATCTGGCCATTACTGGAGCGCACCCCGCTGGGAGCCGGTGGCGAAATTCAGCTTACTGATGCGATTGATATGCTGATGGAAAGTGAAACTGTTGAAGCGTTCCACATGAGTGGCCGCGCGCATGACTGCGGTGATAAGCTGGGTTACCTGAAAGCCATCGTTGAATACGCAATGCGTGACGAAAAACTGGGTAAGGATTTCAGTGAGTTTGTGAAGGCCCTGTAA
- the trmH gene encoding tRNA (guanosine(18)-2'-O)-methyltransferase TrmH: MEENRFQRVKRILDQRQTDLTVCLDEVHKHHNLSAIVRTADAVGCHHVHAVWPQEQRRLTNNTSGGSKNWVETHMHDDIDQAVAAIRAQNPGIQLLATNLSETAVDFREIDYTKPTAVIVGQERLGISDRALEHADQHIVIPMAGMVQSLNVSVAAALILYEAQRQREEAGLYQRNDMLDPAIKHKLLFEGCHPIIANRCVEKGLPYPALDEVGEIVADEAFWNTLKFSQKG, translated from the coding sequence ATGGAAGAAAACCGTTTTCAGCGCGTTAAGCGCATTTTGGATCAACGCCAGACTGATTTAACTGTGTGTCTGGACGAAGTCCACAAACACCATAATCTGTCGGCCATAGTGCGTACAGCCGATGCGGTCGGCTGCCATCATGTGCATGCGGTATGGCCGCAGGAACAAAGACGCCTGACCAATAACACCTCAGGTGGCAGTAAAAACTGGGTGGAAACCCATATGCACGACGACATAGATCAGGCCGTTGCCGCGATCCGTGCGCAAAACCCAGGTATTCAACTGCTAGCGACTAATCTCAGTGAGACCGCCGTAGATTTTCGCGAGATTGATTATACTAAACCGACTGCCGTCATTGTTGGACAGGAACGTTTGGGGATCTCAGACCGGGCACTGGAACATGCCGATCAGCATATCGTGATCCCAATGGCTGGTATGGTACAGTCATTAAACGTCTCAGTGGCTGCAGCCTTGATCTTATATGAAGCACAACGTCAGCGTGAGGAAGCGGGGCTGTATCAGCGCAACGATATGCTCGACCCGGCGATTAAACACAAGCTATTGTTTGAAGGCTGTCACCCGATCATTGCCAATCGCTGCGTAGAAAAAGGCCTGCCTTACCCAGCACTGGATGAGGTTGGGGAGATCGTTGCCGACGAGGCTTTCTGGAACACACTGAAGTTCAGTCAAAAAGGATAA
- the recG gene encoding ATP-dependent DNA helicase RecG, with the protein MSHPNLAQYAITDLKGVGPKAAERLAKLGIRSVQDMLFHLPLRYEDRARTYRIAELMPHTHVSVEGEIEQANITFGKRRMLVCQINDGTGRITLRFFNFSAAQKNAMQSGKIMRCFGEVRRGRVGLEMAHPEYSIRDELSDTPQGADTLTPVYPTTEGLKQLSIRAIAEQAVALLHKYDIDDHLPQQFRPNQLSLKEALLTLHQPPQNVALDQLELGQHPAQQRLAFEELLAQNLSLLQLRQQGQAVKAVSLPPNNLLETEFLAQLPFKPTAAQSRVVAEIKGDLQQPYPMMRLVQGDVGSGKTLVAALSALTAIAKGYQVALMAPTEILSEQHNINFQNWFATLGIEVVWLAGKTKGKERERVLERISSGQAQMVVGTHALFQEQVQFSNLALIIIDEQHRFGVHQRLSLREKGKFNDCYPHQLVMTATPIPRTLAMTAYADLETSVIDELPPGRTPITTVAVPDTRREEVIERVRRACIEQQRQVYWVCTLIDESEALQCQAAEDTAEQLTKALPELNIALVHGRMKAQEKQQIMQDFKQAQSHVLVATTVIEVGVDVPNASLIIIENPERLGLAQLHQLRGRVGRGDIASHCLLLYHAPLSATAQKRLGVLRDSNDGFVIAERDLEIRGPGEVLGTRQTGLAELKIADLSRDKVLLPQVRSLAFTLLQQHPQAVEPLIQRWLPNRSEFAMA; encoded by the coding sequence ATGTCGCACCCCAATTTAGCCCAGTACGCCATCACCGACCTCAAGGGAGTCGGCCCTAAGGCCGCAGAGCGGCTGGCCAAATTGGGGATCCGCAGTGTCCAGGACATGTTGTTTCACCTGCCATTGCGCTATGAAGACAGAGCCAGAACCTACCGTATTGCTGAGCTGATGCCGCACACTCATGTGAGTGTAGAGGGCGAAATAGAGCAGGCTAATATCACCTTCGGCAAACGCCGTATGCTGGTGTGTCAGATAAACGATGGCACCGGCCGTATTACCCTGCGCTTTTTCAACTTCAGTGCGGCGCAAAAAAATGCCATGCAAAGCGGCAAAATCATGCGCTGCTTTGGTGAAGTGCGCCGTGGCCGGGTTGGTCTGGAAATGGCCCACCCCGAATACAGTATTCGCGATGAGCTGAGTGATACACCCCAAGGCGCCGATACTCTCACGCCGGTTTACCCGACCACGGAAGGGCTTAAACAACTGAGCATTCGTGCCATTGCCGAACAGGCCGTTGCTTTGCTGCACAAATACGACATTGACGATCATTTGCCGCAGCAGTTCCGCCCCAATCAGCTGAGCTTAAAAGAGGCCCTGCTGACGCTCCACCAGCCACCTCAGAACGTAGCGCTGGACCAGCTGGAACTGGGTCAGCACCCGGCACAACAACGCCTTGCGTTTGAAGAATTGCTGGCGCAAAACCTTAGCCTGCTGCAACTCAGGCAGCAAGGCCAGGCCGTCAAGGCGGTATCACTGCCGCCTAATAATCTGTTAGAAACCGAGTTTCTGGCTCAGCTTCCCTTTAAACCTACCGCGGCCCAAAGCCGGGTGGTGGCCGAGATCAAAGGCGACTTGCAACAGCCCTACCCTATGATGCGTCTGGTGCAGGGTGATGTTGGCTCAGGTAAAACCCTGGTCGCAGCATTGAGTGCGCTGACCGCCATTGCCAAGGGCTACCAGGTGGCATTGATGGCACCAACGGAAATTTTATCCGAGCAGCACAACATCAATTTCCAGAACTGGTTTGCAACATTGGGTATTGAAGTCGTCTGGCTTGCGGGTAAAACCAAAGGGAAAGAGCGCGAGCGAGTACTGGAGCGCATCAGCTCAGGTCAGGCGCAAATGGTGGTGGGCACCCATGCGCTGTTTCAGGAGCAAGTGCAGTTTAGCAATCTGGCCCTTATCATCATTGATGAACAACACCGCTTTGGCGTTCATCAGCGCCTGTCATTACGGGAAAAAGGCAAGTTTAACGACTGCTATCCGCATCAGCTGGTCATGACGGCCACGCCAATTCCACGGACACTGGCAATGACTGCCTATGCCGATCTGGAAACCTCGGTGATCGATGAGCTGCCTCCCGGACGTACCCCTATCACGACCGTTGCCGTTCCGGATACCCGCCGCGAAGAAGTGATTGAGCGAGTGCGACGCGCCTGTATTGAGCAACAGCGACAGGTGTATTGGGTCTGTACTTTGATTGATGAATCAGAGGCCCTGCAATGTCAGGCGGCCGAAGACACCGCAGAGCAGCTCACCAAAGCCCTGCCGGAGCTGAATATAGCCCTGGTTCATGGCCGTATGAAAGCGCAGGAAAAACAGCAGATCATGCAGGACTTTAAGCAGGCGCAAAGTCATGTACTGGTTGCAACGACTGTCATAGAGGTAGGCGTCGATGTGCCCAATGCCAGCCTGATCATTATAGAAAACCCGGAACGCCTGGGCCTGGCACAGCTACACCAGTTGCGTGGCCGGGTTGGCCGTGGCGACATCGCGTCGCATTGCCTGCTGCTTTATCATGCGCCTTTGTCAGCAACGGCACAAAAGCGCCTGGGCGTGCTACGCGACAGTAATGATGGCTTTGTCATTGCCGAACGGGATCTGGAGATACGTGGCCCAGGTGAAGTACTGGGCACGCGCCAGACCGGCCTGGCCGAGCTGAAGATTGCCGATCTGAGCCGCGACAAAGTGCTACTACCTCAGGTGCGCAGCCTGGCCTTCACCCTATTGCAACAGCATCCTCAGGCAGTTGAGCCGCTGATCCAGCGCTGGCTGCCCAACCGCAGTGAATTTGCCATGGCTTAG